One genomic segment of Spirochaetae bacterium HGW-Spirochaetae-1 includes these proteins:
- a CDS encoding B12-binding domain-containing radical SAM protein, with the protein MSRSILMIYPEIPITYWSFTHALKYTRAKTSYPPLGLMTIAAMLPSEYAIKLVDMNVQPLSEKDIREADMIFISAMIVQKESFENVIHRVKKYNKTIVAGGPYPSSAYKTLYGVDHIIINECETTLLKFMEDFENGCAEREYRSDEYPDITTTPSPRFDLVDHRNYYSMMLQFSRGCPFSCEFCDIIEMFGRKPRTKTPDQFINEMNSLYETGFRGSLFIVDDNFIGNKANCRELLKQIIPWQRDRKFPFGLFTEASMNLADDDELITLMVDAGFNMVFAGIESPSIESLAEAHKTQNMRTDLSEGVRKMQQKGLEVTGGFIVGFDSDPDDIFERQFNFIQAAGIPVAMVGLLQAFPGTQLYERLKKEGRLTGETNGNNTHDLDLNFTSRMDETRLREGYKELITRLYNTENYYIRCKNLLKRLPVNDFHGRSVGLDDILILWKFTVKNMLSAGGRKHLKFILWTLLNNRKLFPDAVRLSIMGVHLIAITQDLIELEGFRTFLNSNVTMLNDALTRPTREREKTVAASLQRKTMFVKNEAVNRFKRLNANIKKSAKNYLVEFHVTIDELISNSQMNLKKKTGAY; encoded by the coding sequence ATGTCCCGAAGTATATTAATGATTTATCCGGAAATACCGATAACCTACTGGTCTTTTACGCACGCTTTGAAATACACCAGGGCAAAGACTTCTTACCCGCCTCTGGGCCTCATGACCATTGCAGCCATGCTTCCCAGTGAGTATGCGATTAAGCTTGTAGACATGAACGTTCAGCCATTGTCTGAAAAGGATATCAGGGAAGCTGACATGATTTTTATTTCTGCCATGATCGTCCAGAAAGAGTCCTTTGAAAATGTTATTCACCGCGTAAAAAAATACAATAAAACCATAGTAGCAGGCGGGCCATATCCCTCGTCAGCCTATAAAACCTTATATGGAGTGGATCACATTATAATAAACGAATGTGAAACCACCCTCCTGAAATTTATGGAAGATTTTGAAAATGGATGTGCTGAAAGGGAATATCGGAGCGATGAATATCCTGATATAACGACGACTCCTTCGCCGCGGTTTGACCTCGTCGATCATAGAAATTATTATTCCATGATGCTGCAGTTTTCAAGGGGATGTCCCTTCAGTTGTGAATTCTGCGACATAATAGAGATGTTCGGCAGAAAACCAAGGACAAAAACACCAGATCAATTCATCAACGAGATGAACTCGTTATACGAAACAGGTTTCCGGGGATCACTCTTTATCGTTGATGATAATTTCATAGGGAATAAAGCGAACTGCCGCGAGCTGCTGAAGCAAATAATCCCATGGCAGAGAGACAGGAAATTCCCTTTCGGCCTTTTCACGGAAGCCAGCATGAATCTCGCCGATGACGATGAACTCATAACACTCATGGTTGATGCGGGATTTAACATGGTATTTGCTGGAATTGAGTCTCCCTCCATCGAATCGCTTGCCGAGGCTCACAAGACGCAGAATATGAGAACGGACCTGTCCGAGGGCGTCAGAAAAATGCAGCAGAAAGGACTCGAGGTTACGGGAGGATTCATTGTCGGATTCGACAGTGATCCCGATGATATATTCGAGAGACAGTTCAATTTTATTCAGGCCGCGGGAATACCGGTCGCCATGGTAGGCTTGCTTCAGGCATTTCCCGGAACACAGCTTTATGAAAGGCTTAAAAAAGAAGGCAGACTGACAGGTGAAACCAATGGGAATAATACTCACGATCTGGATCTGAATTTCACATCGCGAATGGATGAAACCAGGCTGAGAGAGGGATACAAGGAACTGATAACGCGACTATATAATACCGAAAATTATTATATCCGCTGTAAAAATCTCCTCAAACGGCTTCCCGTCAACGATTTCCATGGCAGGAGCGTTGGGCTTGATGATATCCTCATTCTTTGGAAATTTACCGTGAAGAACATGCTCTCTGCCGGCGGCAGGAAACACCTGAAATTTATACTATGGACTCTGTTAAATAACAGGAAGCTATTCCCCGATGCGGTAAGACTTTCCATAATGGGAGTACATCTTATTGCTATAACCCAGGATCTTATAGAACTGGAAGGTTTCCGCACTTTTCTGAACAGCAATGTGACCATGCTGAATGATGCTCTCACAAGGCCCACGCGGGAACGGGAAAAAACAGTAGCAGCTTCCCTGCAGAGAAAGACAATGTTTGTCAAGAATGAAGCGGTAAACCGTTTTAAGCGTCTCAATGCAAATATAAAAAAATCCGCTAAAAATTATCTCGTTGAATTTCATGTGACTATTGACGAACTTATCAGCAATTCGCAGATGAATTTGAAAAAGAAAACAGGGGCATATTGA